The Terriglobales bacterium genomic sequence TCTCGTTTTTGGTTTCTCGAGAAACGAAACACGAGAAACCAGAAACCTGTTTGGGATCAGGAAGAAGGAGCGCCGCTCCGTAAACTGATCGACCCCGAAGTCAGGAAGAAGGAGAAGAATGGCACGCTATAAAGACGCAGTCTGCCGGCTCTGCCGGCGCGAGGGCATGAAGCTGTTCCTCAAGGGACCGAAGTGCTTCACCGAGAAGTGTCCCATCGAGAAACGCAACTTCCCCCCCGGGCAGCACGGCAAGGACCGCAGGCCAAAGATCGCGGGCTACGGCCTGCAGTTGCGCGAGAAGCAGAAGGCTAAGCGCATCTATTTCACGCTGGAGAAGCAGTTCCGCAACTACTTCGAGAAGGCGGCGAAGGCGAAGGGAGTCACCGGCGAGCAGTTGTTGCAGCAGCTGGAGCGCCGTCTGGACAACGTGGTGTACCGGCTGGGATTCGGCATTTCCCGGCCGCAGGCCCGGCAACTGGTCCGCCATGGACACATCGCCGTCAACGGGAGGAAGGTAAACATCCCGTCCTACCAGGTGAGCGTGAACGAAGAGATCACAGTGCGGGAGAACAGTCGCAAGCTGGTGGTCATCGAAGTCGCGCAGGAGTTCACCAGCCACCAGCCGGCCGTTGCCTGGCTGGAAGTGGACCGCGCGAACTTCAAGGGACGCGTCGCAGCGCTGCCCAAGCGGGAGAACATCAACCTCCCGGTGAACGAGCAACTCATCGTCGAGCTTTACAGCAAATGAGGATCGTGTGGCACAGCCGCCCTCGGCTGTGCGGTTTGGAAGTTTCAACATTGGAAGTTTAAACATAGGAGCGAACCAGATGCTTTGGAAAGGCTTTCAGAAACCCAAGCGCCTCGCGGCGGACATGGAGACGCTCACCGAGAAGTTCGGGCGCTTCTCCGCCCAGCCCTTCGAACGCGGATTCGGCACCACCATCGGCAACGCCCTGCGGCGCGTGCTGCTCTCCTCCATCGAAGGCGCGGCCATCACCGCGGTGAAGATCGAGGGGGTGCTGCACGAGTTCCAGTCCATCTCGGGTGTGGTCGAGGACGCCACGGACATCATCCTCAACCTGAAGCAGGTGCCCTTCAAGCTGAACGGCGAAGGGCCGAAGGCCATCTACCTGCGCGCCGAAAAGCCGGGCGTGATCACCTCGGGCATGATCGAGGCCGACGCCGACGTCGAGATCCTGGACAAGGGCGTCTATCTGGCCACCATCAGCGAGGGCGGGAAGGTGGACATGGAGATGCGCCTCAAGCGCGGCCGCGGCTACGTCTCCGCCGACAAGAACTTCGACGAGGACCTGGGGCTGGGGTTCATCCCCATCGACTCCGTACACTCGCCGGTGCGCAAGTGCAACTACGTGGTGGACGCCGCTCGCCTGGGCCAGATCACCGACTACGACAAACTCACGCTCGAGGTGTGGACCAACGGCGCCATCACCCCGGGAGACGCCATCGGACTGGGCGCCAAGCTCCTCAAAGACCACATGAACATCTTCATCAACTTCGAGGAAGAGCTGGAGGCCGAAGCCGGCGGCGACGACCGCAAGCCCGAGATCCGCAACGAGAACCTCAACCGCTCGGTGGAAGAGCTGGAGCTCTCCGTGCGCAGCTACAACTGCCTGAAGAACGCCAACATCCAGACCATCGGCGAACTGGTGCAGCGCAGCGAGGCCGAGATGCTGAAGACCAAGAACTTCGGCCGCAAGTCGCTGAACGAGATCAAGGAGATCCTGGCCAACATGGGGTTGAGCCTGGGGATGCGTATCGACGAGCAGGGCAACGCGGTCGCCGCCGCGCCCAGCGCCGCTCCCGGCGTCCCAGCGGGCGGAGGCGAGCAGTACTAGAAACAGCTACCGCGGGTAGCTAGAAGCTAGAGGCGTTCATGCGTCATCGAGTCGCAGGTTGGAAACTCGGAAGGAACACCAGCCACCGGCGCGCGCTGCTGCGCAACCTGGTGACCTCGCTCATCCTGGAAGAGCGCATCGAGACCACGGTGCCCAAGGCCAAGGCCATGCGCCCGCACGTGGAGCGCATGATCACCCTGGGCAAGCGCGGCGACCTGGCGGCGCGCCGCCAGGCGGCTGCCTACCTGATGACCGGCGAGGCGGTGAAGAGGCTGTTCGATGTCGTCTCCCCGCGCTTCGGCGACCGCGAGGGCGGTTACCTGCGCATCATCCACAGCGGATGGCGGCAGGGCGATGGCGGCGAGAAGGCCTTTATCGAGCTGCTGGGCAGCGAGAAGGTCATCAGCGCCAAGCGCGAGAGGCAGACCGAGCGCCGCGCCAAGAAGGCCGAAGAGACCCGCAAGGCCATGGAAGAGGCCGAAGCCGAGCAGCAGAAGTCCGCCGCCGAGGGTGAAGGCTCGGAAGAGAAGTAGCCCCGGCCCTCGCCCACCGTTCCAGTTACAACCCTGCCTGCATCCCCAGCATCTTCCATGGAGACGGTCCCAGAAGCTCTGTGTGCGAGGGTATAATCTGTCTATGAAAAGCTCGTTGATGCAGCGCATTTTCTCCGTCGTCTTGATGATCACCCTCCTGGCGTCGCAAGGCTGGGCTACCTGTGGGGGTGGCGGTGGCGGCGGCATGGGCGGCATGTCCCGCGGCACCTCCGGCGGCCCAGACGCGGGCGCGAACCAATCCACCTATCCCGTTCCGTGGAGGCTCATTCAGCCGACTGACCCGCCGCTGAAGGAAGGGCTGGCGGTGTATTGGCTGCCCTCGTCGCAGGCGGAGTTGGACAAGTCCAGCCTGCACTTCTCGCAGCTCCTGTCGAACTATGCCACGCAGTGCGTCACCATGGGCATCGTGGATCAGCGCACGGCGCTGGGGCAGAAGCTCGCCGCCAACGACAAGCTTCCTGTGGCGGTACTGGCCCAGGCCGACGGCACCCTCCTGGGCAAGGCGGAGAACAAGGCCGGGTTCCTGTACGTCGATCAGGTGGAGAAGCTGCTGGACTCCGAGGTAAAGAAGCGCGATAGCGCGCTCAAAGAGAGGATGGACGGGGCCAAGGCCAAAGCCCAGGCCGGCGACAACCAGAGCGCGGTCGCGGAGTATCGCGTGGTGCTGGAGCAGAAGTGCCTATTTCCCAAGCGCGCCAGGGATGCCGCCAAGGAGTTGAAGAAGCTGGGCGCGACCGACGTGGCCGAGGTTCCCGCGGGCGTGAACTTCGATCCTGGGGTGATGCGCCGCGTGGCCGAGGCCATGCGCCAGGGCCTGGAGGCGGAGAACAACGCCAACTACACGCAAGCGGAGCGTCTCTACCGGAGCGCGCACCGGATGGATCCGGCCGATCCCACGCCACTGCGCTATCTGGGCGAACTCTATCGCCACCACACCGGCGATTGGGAGAGGGCGCACCAGACTTTTGACGCCATTCTTGCCATGCGCGCCGACCCGCTCTCGCGCGCCGTGGCCCTGCACGGGCTGGGGAAGATGACCATCCATGAAGGCGATTTCCAGAAAGGTCTGGCGCTGATGGAACAGTCGGTGCGCGAGTATCCGCTGGCGCTGGCCTACCGCAACCTGGCCGTGTACTGGAACAGCGAGGGCGACCGCGCCAAGGCGGATTTCTACACCCAGGCGGCGCTGAAGCTCGATCCCAGGGATCCCTACAACCTGGTGTTTGCCGCGGCCTTCCTGGCCGGGAACGGTCATCGCGACCAGGCGCTGAAGATCGCGCGCGAGAACGAGGCGCTGCTGCCGGCCAGCTACAACCTGGCTGCCATCTATGCGCAGGCCGGCGAGAAGGAGAAGGCCCTGGCGCTGCTCCAGCGGCACTTCTTCCAGTACGAGCGCTATCAGGCCGTCCGCAGCAAAGAAATGATGGAGGCGCGCGTGGATGCGGTGTTCGCATCGCTGATGCAGGATCCGGCATTCCTCGCGCTCACCAAAGAGGCGGATGGCAAGCTGCCCATGCGGATGAGTCCGAACGCCAAGCCGGCGGGAGAATAGTCCCGCCAGCGAAGTGCGGAGGCACGGGAATCCTAATCCGCTGAGGCGCTGCTCTCTGCGCCATCCGTGCCCTCTGTGGTAAAACCCAGCAATGCCGCAGAGTGAAGAAGGCCGCTCCCGCAATCTCTACGTCTTCGGCGCGACCTCGTTCCTCAACGACACGGCCAGCGAGATGGCCTACTGGATCCTGCCGGCGTTCCTGGCCAGCCTGGGCGCAGGGCCGGCGGCGCTAGGGCTGATCGAGGGCATCGCCGAGAGCTCGGCGTCGTTCACCAAGCTTCTCTCCGGATACCTCGCCGACCGCCTGCCGCGGCGCAAGCCCATTGTCGTGGGCGGCTACGCACTGGCCAATCTGGTGAAGCCGCTCTTGGCGGTGGCCACGGCGTGGTGGCAGGTGCTGTTCATCCGCTTTGCCGACCGGGCGGCGAAAGGGATGCGGGGCGCGCCGCGCGACGTGATGCTGGCTGAGTCCGTTCCGAAGGAGCGCGTGGGCGCGGCCTTCGGCTTGATGCAGGCCATGGACACGGCGGGCGCCATCGCCGGACCGCTCCTGGCGCTGGCCATCCTGAAATACTTCGGATTCCGCGAGGTCTTCTGGGCGGCGGCGGTTCCGGGACTGGCGAGCGTCGTGGTGATGGCGCTGCTGGCGCGGGAGACGCCCGCGGAGGCGCGCCACGGCAGTTCGCAGGCCGCGGATGCGTCCGCGGCCCTGCGCCCGCCGCTCTCCGCAAGCTTCTATTGGACGATGAGCGCGGTGGCGCTGTTCTCGCTGGGCAACTCCAGCGACATGTTTCTGGTGCTGCGCGCTCAGGATGCGGGCATCGCCGTGGTATACGCGCCGCTGCTGGGGCTGGTGTTCAACGCGGTGTACACGCTGGCCTCGTGGCCGGCGGGAAAGCTGAGCGACCGCGTCTCGCGCCCGGCCATGGCGGCGGCAGGATTCCTGGTGTTCGCCGCGGTGTACGTGGTGTTCGCGCTGGCGCCCGCGCGCCCGGCCATCTGGGCGATGATGGGCTTCTACGGGCTGTTCTACGCGCTCACCAATCCGGTGTTGCGGGCGATGATCGCGGCCACGGTCGCGCCGGAAGCGCGCGGACGCGCCTTCGGCATCTTCTACTTCGTCTCCAGCGTGACCATGCTCTTCGCCAGCCTGCTGACGGGCGAATTGTGGAAGCATTACGGAGCGCGCGTGCCGTTTCTACTCTCCGCGGGACTGGCAGCGGCAGCGGCGGTGATGCTGCTATTCGCCCGCACGCCGGGAGGGAAGGGCGAAGCGAAACCAGCGGCAGCCGTTCCTCACACGGGCGACTGAGTCTTTCGCCGCGCGAACCGTGCGATGGCAGCCTGCGCCAGGAGCGCGCCGACGCTGTCCAGCAGCACGTCCCAAGGGGATGCCGTGCGTGAAAGGACGAAGCTCTGGTGGAACTCGTCGCCGATCGCGAGCAGCATGCTCACCAGCAGGGCGAGCAGCGCCCACGAGGGGTTCCATCCCGCGCGCGGGCCGCGTTGGGCGCGGAACCAGAGCGCACTGAGCGTGAAATAGACGGTCAGGTGCGCGCTCTTGCGCACCAGGAAGTGGATGAGGACGAAGCGCGCATCCGGGATCTTCCCAAAGATCCACTCCAGGAAGGGACGCAGGATGTGTCCTGTTCGCTCCGCGGAAAACGTCCCGGTGGAGAAGAGAAAGACCAGCGCCGCCCAAGCGAAGGCGGGGAGCCAGTAGCGAAAAAAGTTCTCAGTTCTCAGTAGTCAGTTCTCGGTCAAAGAATTGATTCTTCAGAACCGAAGCCGTTGACTTTCACGGCTACTCCAATCGGTAATTCGGGGCCTCGCGGGTGATGATGACGTCGTGGACGTGGCTCTCGCGGAGGCCGGCGCCCGAGATGCGCACGAAGCGCGCCTTCTGCTGCAGCTCAGGGATGGTGGCGCAGCCGCAATAACCCATGCCGGAGCGCAGGCCGCCCACCAGTTGCTGCACCATGGCGGCGAGCTGTCCCTTGTAGGGGACGCGACCCTCGATGCCTTCGGGAACGAACTTCAGCAGGCGGTTCGAGTCGCCGTCTTCCATCTCCTCGGTGATGGCGGCGGAGGAATCGCCATCATTGGTCTGGGCGTAGCGCTCGGCCGAGCCCGCGCCCATGGCGGCCATCGAACCCATGCCGCGGTAGGATTTGAAGGAGCGTCCCTGGTAGAGGATTGTCTCACCGGGGCTCTCGTCGGTGCCGGCGAACAGCGAGCCGATCATGACGGAGCTGGCGCCGGCGGCCAGGGCCTTGGTGATGTCGCCGGAGAACTTGATGCCACCGTCGGCAATGACGGGAACGGCCGCGTCCTTGGCGGCGCGGTAGGCCTCGGCGATGGCGGTGACCTGGGGCACGCCAGCGCCGGTGACGATGCGGGTGGTGCAGATGGAGCCGGGGCCGATGCCGACCTTGAGCGCGTCCACGCCCGCCTTGGTGAGTTCGCAGGCGCCGTCGAAGGTGCCCACGTTGCCGGCGATCAAGTCAATCTCCGGCAGCTTGGACTTGATGGTCTTGATGGCTTCGAGGACGCGCGAGGAGTGGCCGTGGGCGCTGTCGATGGCCAGCACGTCCACCTTGGACTTGGCCATCTCCTGGGCGCGCTCCAGGAAGTCGCCGGTGGCCCCGATGGCGGCGGCCACGCGCAGGCGGCCGTGGTCGTCCTTAGCCGCGTTGGGGTACTTGAGCTTCTTTTGGATGTCCTTGACCGTGATCAGGCCCTTGAGGACATAGTTCTTGTCCACCACCAGGAGCTTCTCCACGCGGTGGTGGTGGAGGATCTTCTCCGCCTCTTCCAGCGTGGTGCCCACGGGGACGGTGATCAGGTTCTCGCGGGTCATGACCTTGCTGATGGGAATGTCGGTGCGGGTCTCGAAGCGCAGGTCGCGGTTGGTGAGGATGCCGACCAGCTTTTTGTTCTTGGTGATGGGGACGCCGGAGATCTTGTACTTGCGCATGACCTCGAGGGCGTCGGAGATCTTGTCGTCGGGCGACATGGTGACCGGGTCCACGATCATGCCGCTCTCCGAGCGCTTCACCTTGTCCACCTCGCCGGCCTGCTGCTCGATGGAGAAGTTGCGGTGGATGATGCCGATGCCGCCCTGCTGGGCCAGGGCGATGGCCAGGCGGGATTCAGTCACCGTGTCCATGGCCGCTGAAACCAGCGGGATGTTCAGGGTGATGTTGCGGGAGAGGCGCGTCGAGGTGTTGGCGGTGGCCGGCACCACGTCCGAGCGGGCGGGCAGCAGCAACACGTCGTCAAAGGTCAGGGCTTCAGGGACAGGGAAGTGGATCATGGATTGTTTCTCGGGAGCGGGAAGTAGGCCATTGGCTATTTTAGCATCCGCCGGACGACCGAACGCCGTCGGGAGGTTACCGCTGGGCCCGGCGGCCCCATTTGTCTTTTGCCCCTGAGGGGCGTATATTTTCTGTTGTTACTGATGTGGCGAAACACACCAGTGGGCGAGAGCCCACTTTTTATTTGAGGCTGCGGGCCGCCGGGTGGCAGGCCCCGGTCCATTGGACGTAGAGCACTGATGGCGTTGGATTTGGAGGCTATCCGGGGGATTGCGGCGCGGGTGGCCGCCTCCTACAGCTTGGAGATTTGGGAGGTGGAGCTGCGCGGCACCGGCGGCAGGTCCCGGATGCTGCGGGTCTACATTGACCGGCCCAGTGGGGGAGTGGCCTCAAGCAGCGGGTCGGGGCAGGCGGACGGGACCCCGGCGGTCGGGGGCGTGACGCACGAGGATTGCGTCAACGTCAGCCGGGAGCTGGGGACGATCCTCGACGTCGAGGACGCGGTGCCCGGCGGGACGTACCTGCTGGAAGTGTCGT encodes the following:
- the rpsD gene encoding 30S ribosomal protein S4, yielding MARYKDAVCRLCRREGMKLFLKGPKCFTEKCPIEKRNFPPGQHGKDRRPKIAGYGLQLREKQKAKRIYFTLEKQFRNYFEKAAKAKGVTGEQLLQQLERRLDNVVYRLGFGISRPQARQLVRHGHIAVNGRKVNIPSYQVSVNEEITVRENSRKLVVIEVAQEFTSHQPAVAWLEVDRANFKGRVAALPKRENINLPVNEQLIVELYSK
- a CDS encoding DNA-directed RNA polymerase subunit alpha — translated: MLWKGFQKPKRLAADMETLTEKFGRFSAQPFERGFGTTIGNALRRVLLSSIEGAAITAVKIEGVLHEFQSISGVVEDATDIILNLKQVPFKLNGEGPKAIYLRAEKPGVITSGMIEADADVEILDKGVYLATISEGGKVDMEMRLKRGRGYVSADKNFDEDLGLGFIPIDSVHSPVRKCNYVVDAARLGQITDYDKLTLEVWTNGAITPGDAIGLGAKLLKDHMNIFINFEEELEAEAGGDDRKPEIRNENLNRSVEELELSVRSYNCLKNANIQTIGELVQRSEAEMLKTKNFGRKSLNEIKEILANMGLSLGMRIDEQGNAVAAAPSAAPGVPAGGGEQY
- the rplQ gene encoding 50S ribosomal protein L17 gives rise to the protein MRHRVAGWKLGRNTSHRRALLRNLVTSLILEERIETTVPKAKAMRPHVERMITLGKRGDLAARRQAAAYLMTGEAVKRLFDVVSPRFGDREGGYLRIIHSGWRQGDGGEKAFIELLGSEKVISAKRERQTERRAKKAEETRKAMEEAEAEQQKSAAEGEGSEEK
- a CDS encoding tetratricopeptide repeat protein, encoding MKSSLMQRIFSVVLMITLLASQGWATCGGGGGGGMGGMSRGTSGGPDAGANQSTYPVPWRLIQPTDPPLKEGLAVYWLPSSQAELDKSSLHFSQLLSNYATQCVTMGIVDQRTALGQKLAANDKLPVAVLAQADGTLLGKAENKAGFLYVDQVEKLLDSEVKKRDSALKERMDGAKAKAQAGDNQSAVAEYRVVLEQKCLFPKRARDAAKELKKLGATDVAEVPAGVNFDPGVMRRVAEAMRQGLEAENNANYTQAERLYRSAHRMDPADPTPLRYLGELYRHHTGDWERAHQTFDAILAMRADPLSRAVALHGLGKMTIHEGDFQKGLALMEQSVREYPLALAYRNLAVYWNSEGDRAKADFYTQAALKLDPRDPYNLVFAAAFLAGNGHRDQALKIARENEALLPASYNLAAIYAQAGEKEKALALLQRHFFQYERYQAVRSKEMMEARVDAVFASLMQDPAFLALTKEADGKLPMRMSPNAKPAGE
- a CDS encoding MFS transporter — translated: MPQSEEGRSRNLYVFGATSFLNDTASEMAYWILPAFLASLGAGPAALGLIEGIAESSASFTKLLSGYLADRLPRRKPIVVGGYALANLVKPLLAVATAWWQVLFIRFADRAAKGMRGAPRDVMLAESVPKERVGAAFGLMQAMDTAGAIAGPLLALAILKYFGFREVFWAAAVPGLASVVVMALLARETPAEARHGSSQAADASAALRPPLSASFYWTMSAVALFSLGNSSDMFLVLRAQDAGIAVVYAPLLGLVFNAVYTLASWPAGKLSDRVSRPAMAAAGFLVFAAVYVVFALAPARPAIWAMMGFYGLFYALTNPVLRAMIAATVAPEARGRAFGIFYFVSSVTMLFASLLTGELWKHYGARVPFLLSAGLAAAAAVMLLFARTPGGKGEAKPAAAVPHTGD
- a CDS encoding VanZ family protein — its product is MRTENFFRYWLPAFAWAALVFLFSTGTFSAERTGHILRPFLEWIFGKIPDARFVLIHFLVRKSAHLTVYFTLSALWFRAQRGPRAGWNPSWALLALLVSMLLAIGDEFHQSFVLSRTASPWDVLLDSVGALLAQAAIARFARRKTQSPV
- the guaB gene encoding IMP dehydrogenase, which codes for MIHFPVPEALTFDDVLLLPARSDVVPATANTSTRLSRNITLNIPLVSAAMDTVTESRLAIALAQQGGIGIIHRNFSIEQQAGEVDKVKRSESGMIVDPVTMSPDDKISDALEVMRKYKISGVPITKNKKLVGILTNRDLRFETRTDIPISKVMTRENLITVPVGTTLEEAEKILHHHRVEKLLVVDKNYVLKGLITVKDIQKKLKYPNAAKDDHGRLRVAAAIGATGDFLERAQEMAKSKVDVLAIDSAHGHSSRVLEAIKTIKSKLPEIDLIAGNVGTFDGACELTKAGVDALKVGIGPGSICTTRIVTGAGVPQVTAIAEAYRAAKDAAVPVIADGGIKFSGDITKALAAGASSVMIGSLFAGTDESPGETILYQGRSFKSYRGMGSMAAMGAGSAERYAQTNDGDSSAAITEEMEDGDSNRLLKFVPEGIEGRVPYKGQLAAMVQQLVGGLRSGMGYCGCATIPELQQKARFVRISGAGLRESHVHDVIITREAPNYRLE
- the rimP gene encoding ribosome maturation factor RimP → MALDLEAIRGIAARVAASYSLEIWEVELRGTGGRSRMLRVYIDRPSGGVASSSGSGQADGTPAVGGVTHEDCVNVSRELGTILDVEDAVPGGTYLLEVSSPGLDRKLAKPADFERFVGSLVKLMTREPVNENRHFEGRLERFGEGRLVLSLEEKKEKGKGKKKRGRDARATAGETPALRVEIELSNVERAHLVPEI